ATTAGCTACTCATTGTCAACATATTACTTGAAATCCAGGTACAACTACGCGTCGGTATCCGGTAAAATACGCGCGTCGGCAGGCCGTCTGATAAGGCTACTTGATGCCCGCCTGTTTGTCCAGTTGCGGTAGTTGTTTTTTGTATTCGGCAACGTTCCAGACAATGTCCCAGTGCTTTACGTAATCGGCCAGGGGCGGCAAACCGACTTCCGCCCGCCGTTGATCAACGTGGTCGGGATCGTTCAGCGGCAGGACGTACGCTTTCCCGGTTTTGCTGTCCTGACCGATTTGGCTGCCGTACGTTTGCCGTCGCCCTTCGCCCAGTGCCACCCGATCTTCCAGTAACGCCAGCGCACTGGGTTGCGCCTTTTGGGCTTTCACGGCTTCACGCATCATGGGCAGGTATTTTTGCTGCGTGGCCAGATCAGCGTGCTGAATCACCAGAAATAGGGTTGTACTTGCCTGAGGCCCCACTTTGTCTTCTCCAACCCAACCGTGCTGATCCAGAATAGCCTTCACCTGGATGAGATTAACGCTGTCTTTTTCTTCGATGGTTTTCCAGAGATTTTTAACTTCCGGCGACTCAAAACCGTGTTTTTGCCCCACCTCATTGAGTTGCTGCCGGTATTTCTGATCTTCATCATAAATTGCCAGCAGCTTGGCCTGCAACGGTTTATCGTAACTGGCTTCGATTTTATCCACCTGCGCCTGTAGGTTGGCCACTAGGTCCTTCCACTCCTGCCGGTCGTGCAGCCCGTTCAGATCGCTGTCCGTTTTCAGGTGCCGGATGTTGATAAATCCCTTTTCAACGGCCTGATTCAACCACTTCATCGCCAGTTCAGTATCCTTCGTTAAAGCGGCCGAACAAGCTGCATTGTAAAAATCAGAACGGTTTTTCTGCTCGAGTTTAAAAGCCCGTTGGTAGAGATTAACGGACTCTTTATAAGACTTATCCTGGTATTTTTTCTCGGCCTGACTAATCAGGGAGGCATAATTTTGCCCAAAAGTCAGCGAATAGAAAAGACTGAATGATACGAAGAGAAAGAATTTCATACGGTTTGAAGCGGTTTATTCCGCAATATAACTACAAGGCTAGTTAATATTAAAAAAATTGCTTGTACCGTCTATTCAAAATGAGTTTCAGTCTGTTCGCGGTACTGGATGAAAACCCGCTGCACCGCTCCTGGCTGCAACAAGCGGTATTTATCTCATAATCAGTCTTCATTCAACTAACAGGTTAGGTGAAAACTGCAATAAGGAACACTCGACAGGCATGACGGTACATGACGAAAACCCCGAATCCATTCGCTTTCTTCCCCTAAATCCGTGTTCCTTTCTCATTTCGGACAGCATGAACGTACGAACCTCCCATCCCCTGGCCTTACCGGTCGGCACAACCCTCGACCGGTACATTATGAACCGCCAATACGCCTTCGCGTATGCTACGGGCGAACTGTCGCAATTGCTGCGTGACATTGCGCTGGCCGGTAAAATCATCAACCGGGAAATCAACCGGGCCGGTCTCATCGACCTGACCGGCGGTATGGGCGTACAAAACGTCCAGGGAGAAAGTCAGCAGAAACTGGATGTAATTGCGGATATTCGGTTCAGTCGGGCGCTAAAAAATGGCGGGGAGGTATGCGCCATCATTTCGGAGGAGGAAGAGGAAATCATCCTTACCGGTAACAACAACGCTAAGTACGTGGTAGCCATCGACCCGCTCGACGGTTCTACCAACATCGACGTGAATGTGTCTATTGGTACGATTTTTTCCATTTACCGACGCGTAACGCCGATTGGCAGCGAACCCACCGTCGAAGATTTTTTACAGGGAGGCCACGAGCAGGTGGCTGCCGGTTACATTCTGTACGGCTCGTCAACCATTCTGGTGTATACAACCGGCCACAGCGTCAACGGCTTCACGTACGATGCCTCGCTGGGTGAATTTATCCTGTCGCACGCTGACATCAGAAGCCCGCTGGACGGAACAATCTACTCCTGTAACGACGGCAATGTCGATGAGTATGAAGAACCCGTCAGAAAGTACCTGGCCAGTTGCCGGGAGAAACACCATACCGCTCGTTACATCGGCTCGCTGGTGGCCGATTTCCACCGAAATCTGCTGAAAGGCGGGATTTACCTGTATCCGCCCACGGCCAAAAACCCGGACGGCAAACTTCGGCTATTGTATGAGTGCTATCCGCTGGCGTTCATTGCCGAGCGGGCGGGTTGCCGGGCGGTTACGCACAGGGAGTCGATTCTGGACATCAAGCCGCGCAGTTTGCACCAGCGAAGCTCCCTATACATGGGCGCTCCGGCTATGGTCAGCGACTTGCTGTGCCTGTTTCCGTAGGCAAAAACCGTATCCGGACCCACTGCGTTCGCTGGCTGTCCATTCCCGCGTTATTGATTTGTCTCCCCGTTAGATGGTGCGCGACCGCCGTGTTGAACTCCTGATCGCAGGTGTATACCCGTAAGTCGGTCAGCCGCTCGCGGGCATCGACCCGAAAACTGATGAGAACGAAGTCGATACGGCTACTCTGACAAACTAGGACCGGATCGGTCA
This Larkinella insperata DNA region includes the following protein-coding sequences:
- a CDS encoding DUF6624 domain-containing protein, giving the protein MKFFLFVSFSLFYSLTFGQNYASLISQAEKKYQDKSYKESVNLYQRAFKLEQKNRSDFYNAACSAALTKDTELAMKWLNQAVEKGFINIRHLKTDSDLNGLHDRQEWKDLVANLQAQVDKIEASYDKPLQAKLLAIYDEDQKYRQQLNEVGQKHGFESPEVKNLWKTIEEKDSVNLIQVKAILDQHGWVGEDKVGPQASTTLFLVIQHADLATQQKYLPMMREAVKAQKAQPSALALLEDRVALGEGRRQTYGSQIGQDSKTGKAYVLPLNDPDHVDQRRAEVGLPPLADYVKHWDIVWNVAEYKKQLPQLDKQAGIK
- the fbp gene encoding class 1 fructose-bisphosphatase, with the protein product MNVRTSHPLALPVGTTLDRYIMNRQYAFAYATGELSQLLRDIALAGKIINREINRAGLIDLTGGMGVQNVQGESQQKLDVIADIRFSRALKNGGEVCAIISEEEEEIILTGNNNAKYVVAIDPLDGSTNIDVNVSIGTIFSIYRRVTPIGSEPTVEDFLQGGHEQVAAGYILYGSSTILVYTTGHSVNGFTYDASLGEFILSHADIRSPLDGTIYSCNDGNVDEYEEPVRKYLASCREKHHTARYIGSLVADFHRNLLKGGIYLYPPTAKNPDGKLRLLYECYPLAFIAERAGCRAVTHRESILDIKPRSLHQRSSLYMGAPAMVSDLLCLFP